A window of the Lactuca sativa cultivar Salinas chromosome 5, Lsat_Salinas_v11, whole genome shotgun sequence genome harbors these coding sequences:
- the LOC111908040 gene encoding cellulose synthase A catalytic subunit 1 [UDP-forming] translates to MEANAGLVAGSHKRNELVRIRHDSDGGPKPLKNLNGQICQICGDTVGLTETNDIFVACNECAFPVCRPCYEYERRDGNQSCPQCKTRYKRHKGSPRVDGDDDEDDVDDLENEFNYPQGNKGRRQWQGDDPDLSSSARHDSQQPVPLLTNGQQVSGEIPSITPDNLSVRSTSGPLGPGDKHAHSLPYIDPRQPVPVRIVDPSKDLNSYGLGNVDWKERVEGWKLKQEKNMMQMTNRYGGEGKGGEIERTGSNGEELQMADDARQPLSRVVPISSTHLTPYRIVIILRLIILGFFLQYRVTHPVNDAYPLWLVSVICEIWFALSWILDQFPKWYPVERETYLDRLALRYDRDGEPSQLAPIDVFVSTVDPLKEPPLITANTVLSILAVDYPVDKVSCYVSDDGSAMLSFESLSETAEFARKWVPFCKKHSIEPRAPEFYFAQKIDYLKDKIQPSFVKERRAMKREYEEFKVRVNALVAKAQKMPEEGWQMQDGTPWPGNNPRDHPGMIQVFLGHSGGLDTDGNELPRLVYVSREKRPGFQHHKKAGAMNALIRVSAVLTNGAYLLNVDCDHYFNNSKALKEAMCFMMDPGYGRKTCYVQFPQRFDGIDLHDRYANRNIVFFDINLKGLDGIQGPVYVGTGCCFNRQALYGYDPVLTEVDLEPNIIVKSCCGSRKKGRNSNKKYIDKKRAMKRTESTVPIFNMEDMDEGVEGYDEEKSLLMSQRSLEKRFGQSSVFISATFMENGGIPPTTNPATLLKEAIHVISCGYEDKTEWGKEIGWIYGSVTEDILTGFKMHTRGWISIYCMPPRPAFKGSAPINLSDRLNQVLRWALGSIEILLSRHCPIWYGYNGKLKPLERLAYINTIVYPLTSLPLIAYCVLPAVCLLTGKFIIPEISNYASMWFILLFISIAATGILELRWSGVSIEDWWRNEQFWVIGGTSAHLFAVFQGLLKVLAGIDTNFTVTSKANDEDGDFAELYIFKWTALLIPPTTVLILNLVGIVSGVSSAINSGYQSWGPLFGKLFFAIWVIVHLYPFLKGLLGRQNRTPTIVIVWSILLASIFSLLWVRIDPFTSDDSLDAARGQCGIDC, encoded by the exons ATGGAGGCGAATGCCGGATTGGTGGCTGGATCGCATAAGAGGAATGAGTTGGTGAGAATAAGGCATGATTCTGATGGAGGG CCAAAGCCATTGAAGAATTTAAACGGACAGATATGCCAGATTTGTGGCGACACAGTAGGCCTCACCGAAACCAATGACATCTTCGTTGCTTGCAATGAGTGTGCGTTCCCTGTATGCAGGCCATGTTATGAGTACGAAAGGAGAGATGGAAATCAATCTTGCCCTCAATGCAAGACTCGATACAAAAGACACAAAG GGAGCCCTCGAGTTGATGGTGATGACGATGAGGATGATGTTGATGATTTGGAGAATGAGTTTAATTATCCTCAAGGAAACAAGGGTAGACGTCAATGGCAGGGAGATGATCCTGATCTTTCTTCTTCTGCTAGACATGATTCTCAACAACCAGTTCCCCTTCTCACTAATGGCCAACAA GTATCTGGTGAAATTCCAAGTATTACACCAGACAATTTATCAGTAAGAAGTACTTCAGGCCCATTAGGCCCAGGTGACAAGCATGCTCATTCACTTCCATACATCGACCCCAGACAACCAG TTCCTGTGCGAATTGTGGACCCATCAAAAGATTTGAATTCTTATGGGCTTGGGAATGTTGACTGGAAAGAAAGAGTGGAAGGGTGGAAGCTAAAACAGGAGAAGAATATGATGCAGATGACAAATAGATATGGTGGTGAAGGAAAAGGAGGTGAAATTGAAAGGACTGGATCTAATGGTGAAGAATTGCAAAT GGCTGATGATGCTAGGCAACCACTGAGTCGAGTTGTTCCCATTTCATCAACTCACTTGACTCCATATCGAATTGTGATTATTCTTCGGTTGATTATTTTGGGTTTCTTTTTGCAATATCGTGTCACTCATCCTGTGAATGATGCATATCCTTTGTGGTTGGTGTCTGTTATTTGTGAGATTTGGTTTGCTTTATCATGGATTCTTGATCAGTTCCCAAAATGGTACCCTGTGGAACGTGAGACCTACCTTGACAGGCTGGCATTGag ATATGATAGGGATGGGGAGCCATCACAGCTAGCACCAATCGATGTGTTTGTGAGTACAGTGGATCCATTAAAAGAGCCTCCTTTGATCACAGCAAACACAGTTTTATCAATTCTAGCTGTTGATTATCCTGTTGACAAAGTCTCATGCTATGTATCTGATGATGGTTCTGCCATGTTATCATTCGAGTCCCTCTCTGAAACCGCAGAGTTTGCAAGAAAGTGGGTCCCGTTTTGCAAGAAACACAGCATTGAACCCAGAGCACCCGAGTTCTATTTTGCTCAAAAAATTGATTATCTCAAGGACAAGATTCAGCCTTCTTTTGTCAAGGAACGTAGAGCAATGAAG AGAGAGTATGAAGAGTTCAAGGTGAGAGTAAATGCTCTTGTAGCCAAAGCACAAAAGATGCCAGAAGAAGGTTGGCAAATGCAAGATGGAACTCCTTGGCCTGGAAATAACCCTAGGGATCATCCTGGAATGATCCAG GTGTTCTTAGGACACAGTGGAGGCCTTGATACTGATGGCAATGAACTTCCACGTCTTGTTTATGTTTCTCGTGAGAAACGTCCCGGTTTCCAGCATCACAAAAAAGCCGGTGCTATGAATGCTTTG ATACGAGTATCTGCGGTTTTGACAAATGGCGCGTATTTATTGAACGTCGATTGTGATCATTACTTCAACAATAGTAAAGCTCTTAAAGAAGCTATGTGTTTCATGATGGATCCTGGTTATGGAAGGAAGACATGTTATGTTCAATTCCCACAAAGATTTGATGGAATTGATTTGCACGATCGATATGCTAATCGCAACATTGTCTTCTTTGAT aTCAATTTGAAAGGGCTGGATGGGATTCAGGGTCCCGTGTATGTGGGGACGGGTTGTTGTTTCAATAGACAAGCTCTTTATGGATATGATCCGGTGTTGACCGAGGTTGACTTGGAACCAAATATTATTGTCAAAAGTTGTTGTGGTTCACGAAAGAAAGGAAGAAATAGTAACAAGAAATATATCGATAAAAAGAGAGCCATGAAAAGaactgaatcaaccgttcccatTTTCAATATGGAAGATATGGATGAGGGTGTTGAAG GATATGATGAGGAGAAGTCGCTACTTATGTCACAAAGGAGTTTAGAAAAACGCTTTGGTCAATCTTCGGTGTTCATTTCTGCTACTTTTATGGAGAATGGAGGCATTCCACCAACCACAAATCCTGCTACCCTTTTGAAAGAGGCTATCCATGTTATTAGTTGTGGTTATGAGGACAAGACTGAATGGGGTAAAGAG ATTGGATGGATTTATGGATCGGTGACAGAAGATATTTTGACTGGATTCAAGATGCATACAAGAGGATGGATTTCAATCTACTGTATGCCACCACGTCCTGCTTTCAAGGGTTCAGCTCCTATCAATCTTTCTGATCGTTTGAACCAAGTGCTTCGGTGGGCTTTAGGCTCCATTGAGATTTTATTGAGTAGACATTGTCCCATTTGGTATGGGTATAATGGTAAATTGAAACCTTTGGAAAGGCTCGCATACATCAATACGATCGTGTATCCTCTCACCTCTCTCCCACTAATTGCTTATTGTGTTCTTCCTGCTGTCTGCCTTCTCACTGGAAAGTTCATCATTCCTGAG ATTAGCAACTACGCTAGTATGTGGTTTATTCTTCTCTTTATCTCCATTGCCGCTACCGGAATCTTAGAGCTCCGGTGGAGTGGTGTAAGCATCGAAGACTGGTGGAGAAACGAACAATTTTGGGTCATTGGTGGCACCTCCGCTCATCTCTTCGCTGTTTTCCAAGGTCTACTCAAAGTCCTCGCAGGAATCGACACAAATTTCACCGTCACATCAAAGGCAAACGACGAAGACGGTGATTTTGCAGAACTCTACATCTTCAAATGGACGGCTCTCCTCATCCCGCCAACCACCGTCCTGATTCTGAACCTAGTCGGAATCGTCTCCGGCGTCTCTTCAGCCATCAACAGCGGGTACCAGTCATGGGGTCCGTTGTTCGGGAAACTGTTTTTCGCGATTTGGGTTATCGTTCATTTATATCCTTTCCTCAAGGGTTTGTTGGGTAGACAAAATCGGACACCCACCATCGTTATCGTGTGGTCGATTCTTCTTGCTTCGATTTTCTCGCTGTTGTGGGTGCGGATTGACCCGTTCACCTCGGATGACTCGCTGGATGCGGCTCGTGGGCAATGTGGGATTGATTGTTAG